The Kluyvera intermedia genome window below encodes:
- a CDS encoding YbfB/YjiJ family MFS transporter, which produces MPVRIALSGFLVLVATMGIGRFAFTPQVPLMIAQGQLTLTSAGLVAALNYLGYLIGAWDAMRTRRGVEARLYLGIIGAVALTFLSALADNAWLHGALRLVIGCMSGWAMVLTAAWVNERLAHYARPGLSAAVFAGPGAGIALSGLLGVFIHAQSLSAAAGWQLYGVLALLLVVMIGRWLPRPGELHRSGEQPQPLILTSNLRRLVWSYSLAGFGYILPATFLSQMASQRFPDSLFAQFIWPIFGLAGATGIALSIAMRGVGHSYQRLAIVLWLQGAGVLAAWLLPGMSGLVGGALLVGGGFLAAVQLSLLYGRELAPHHARYMAGLLTTGYAVGQLVGPMTSALSTWLTQRLEPALGIAAIALLVGGALVWRPQPDR; this is translated from the coding sequence ATGCCGGTACGCATTGCGCTAAGCGGCTTTCTGGTGCTGGTCGCCACCATGGGCATCGGTCGCTTTGCCTTTACCCCCCAGGTGCCGCTGATGATAGCTCAGGGGCAACTGACGCTCACAAGCGCAGGGCTGGTGGCTGCGCTCAACTATCTGGGCTACCTGATAGGCGCTTGGGATGCGATGCGGACACGTCGCGGCGTCGAAGCGCGACTGTATTTGGGAATTATCGGTGCCGTGGCGCTGACCTTTCTCTCGGCATTGGCGGATAACGCCTGGCTGCACGGCGCGCTACGTCTGGTGATTGGTTGCATGAGCGGTTGGGCCATGGTGCTGACGGCGGCATGGGTTAACGAACGGCTGGCGCATTATGCCAGACCCGGGCTCAGCGCTGCGGTCTTTGCCGGGCCAGGGGCGGGCATTGCCCTTAGCGGTCTGTTAGGCGTTTTTATTCATGCGCAATCGCTGAGTGCGGCGGCGGGCTGGCAGCTGTACGGTGTGCTGGCATTATTACTGGTGGTGATGATTGGCCGCTGGTTACCGCGTCCGGGCGAACTGCATCGCAGCGGTGAACAGCCGCAGCCGCTGATATTGACCAGCAACCTAAGGCGACTGGTGTGGAGTTATAGCCTGGCCGGTTTTGGCTACATTTTGCCTGCCACTTTTTTATCGCAAATGGCGAGTCAGCGTTTTCCTGACAGCCTGTTTGCTCAGTTTATCTGGCCTATCTTCGGGCTGGCGGGCGCCACCGGCATTGCACTGAGTATTGCCATGCGCGGGGTAGGGCACTCTTATCAGCGGCTGGCGATTGTGCTGTGGCTCCAGGGGGCTGGTGTACTGGCAGCCTGGCTGCTACCGGGAATGAGCGGGTTGGTTGGCGGTGCGCTCCTGGTGGGCGGTGGCTTCCTTGCTGCCGTTCAGCTTTCTTTATTATACGGTCGCGAACTGGCGCCACACCATGCGCGCTATATGGCGGGGCTGCTGACTACCGGCTATGCCGTAGGACAGTTAGTCGGGCCAATGACTTCGGCACTCTCAACATGGTTGACGCAACGCCTTGAACCCGCATTAGGCATTGCCGCTATTGCACTACTGGTTGGTGGGGCGTTGGTCTGGCGACCTCAGCCTGACAGATAA
- the yeiB gene encoding DUF418 domain-containing protein YeiB, with protein sequence MERNVTLDFIRGVAILGILLLNISAFGLPKAAYLNPAWYGEITSRDAWTWAILDLFAQVKFLTLFALLFGAGLQLLLPRGTRWIQSRLTLLALLGFIHGLLFWDGDILLAYSLVGLVCWRLVREARDVKSLFNTGVLLYAVGVGVLILLGLIADTGQSRSWMPDASSLMYEHYWKLNGGMEAISNRTDMLSANLLALGAQYGWQLAGMMLIGAALMRCGWLKGQFSPRHYRRCAAICIPLGMLINLPAIVAQWHLNWDYRWCAFLLQAPREISAPIQTLGYAALAYGYWPQISRSRLAAAVACVGRMALTNYLLQTLICTTLFYHFGLFMAFDRLTLLVFVVPVWLINLIFSTLWLRKFRQGPVEWLWRQLTARASGISFRNTFR encoded by the coding sequence ATGGAGCGGAACGTCACGCTGGATTTCATTCGCGGCGTTGCCATACTCGGTATCCTGCTGCTAAACATTAGCGCCTTTGGTTTACCAAAGGCCGCTTATCTTAACCCTGCCTGGTACGGCGAGATTACCTCGCGCGATGCCTGGACGTGGGCCATTCTCGACCTTTTTGCTCAGGTCAAATTCCTTACCCTCTTTGCCCTGCTGTTTGGCGCCGGTCTACAGCTATTGCTGCCGCGCGGCACGCGGTGGATCCAAAGCCGCCTGACGCTGCTGGCACTGCTCGGATTTATTCACGGACTGCTGTTCTGGGACGGCGATATTCTGCTGGCCTATTCGCTGGTCGGCCTGGTGTGCTGGCGACTGGTGCGCGAAGCGCGTGACGTCAAATCACTCTTTAATACCGGCGTGCTGCTTTATGCGGTGGGTGTTGGCGTGCTGATCTTATTAGGGCTGATTGCCGATACCGGCCAAAGCCGGTCATGGATGCCGGACGCCTCAAGCCTGATGTATGAGCACTACTGGAAGCTCAACGGCGGTATGGAAGCTATCAGTAACCGCACTGATATGCTCTCGGCAAATCTATTGGCGCTGGGGGCGCAATACGGCTGGCAGCTGGCGGGAATGATGTTAATCGGTGCGGCATTGATGCGCTGCGGTTGGTTGAAAGGCCAGTTTAGCCCGCGGCACTATCGGCGCTGTGCCGCAATATGTATTCCGCTAGGGATGTTGATAAACCTGCCGGCGATTGTTGCCCAATGGCACCTTAATTGGGACTACCGCTGGTGCGCGTTTCTGCTTCAGGCGCCACGTGAAATCAGTGCACCGATTCAAACGCTAGGCTATGCCGCACTGGCCTACGGCTACTGGCCGCAAATCAGCCGCTCTCGTCTTGCCGCCGCGGTGGCGTGCGTGGGGCGTATGGCGCTCACCAACTATCTGTTACAAACGCTTATCTGCACCACACTCTTTTATCATTTCGGCCTGTTTATGGCGTTTGACCGCCTGACGCTACTGGTGTTTGTGGTTCCGGTATGGCTGATTAACCTTATTTTCTCAACGCTGTGGCTGCGAAAATTCCGTCAGGGGCCGGTTGAATGGCTATGGCGACAATTGACCGCGCGTGCGTCAGGGATATCATTTCGCAATACATTTAGATAA
- the galS gene encoding HTH-type transcriptional regulator GalS, with protein sequence MITIRDVARQAGVSVATVSRVLNNSALVSQDTRDAVMKAVSSLGYRPNANAQALATQVSDTIGVVVMDVSDAFFGALVKAVDMVAQQHQKYVLIGNSYHEAEKERNAIEVLIRQRCSALIVHSKALSDRELSEFMAHMPGMVLINRLVPGYAHRCVCLDNVSGALMGTRMLLNHGHQRIGYLSSSHHIEDDDLRREGWMRALQEQGIVALDSWVGTGSPDMPGGEAAMVELLGRNAGLTAVFAYNDNMAAGALSALKDNGIAVPQQVSVIGFDDIPIARYTDPQLTTIRYPIVSMAKQATELALLGAAGKLDGEATHCFMPTLVRRHSVAQRQFVHPITNQRVNPM encoded by the coding sequence ATGATCACCATTCGTGATGTCGCACGCCAGGCAGGCGTTTCCGTTGCCACCGTTTCCCGCGTGTTAAATAACAGCGCGTTGGTAAGCCAGGATACCCGTGACGCGGTGATGAAAGCGGTTTCGTCGCTGGGATATCGACCTAATGCTAACGCTCAGGCGCTGGCTACTCAGGTTAGTGACACCATCGGAGTGGTGGTGATGGATGTGTCCGACGCCTTTTTCGGGGCGCTGGTCAAAGCCGTCGATATGGTGGCACAGCAGCATCAAAAATACGTGCTGATCGGCAATAGTTACCATGAAGCAGAAAAAGAGCGTAACGCCATTGAGGTGCTGATTCGCCAGCGCTGTAGCGCGCTTATCGTCCACTCAAAAGCCCTCAGCGACCGTGAGCTCAGTGAGTTCATGGCACACATGCCGGGCATGGTATTAATCAATCGCCTTGTACCGGGTTATGCGCATCGCTGCGTTTGTCTTGATAACGTCAGCGGGGCGCTCATGGGCACGCGTATGTTGCTTAATCATGGGCACCAGCGCATTGGCTACCTCTCCTCAAGTCATCATATCGAAGATGATGATTTGCGTCGGGAAGGGTGGATGCGTGCGTTACAAGAGCAGGGCATTGTGGCACTGGATAGCTGGGTGGGCACCGGCTCACCGGATATGCCGGGCGGTGAAGCCGCAATGGTTGAGTTGCTTGGCCGCAACGCTGGTCTGACAGCGGTGTTCGCCTATAACGATAATATGGCAGCCGGGGCGCTGAGCGCTTTGAAAGACAACGGTATCGCCGTGCCGCAGCAGGTGTCAGTGATAGGTTTTGATGACATCCCTATCGCTCGCTATACCGATCCGCAATTAACTACTATCCGTTATCCTATTGTTTCTATGGCAAAACAGGCTACAGAACTGGCGCTTCTTGGTGCTGCTGGAAAGCTCGACGGTGAGGCCACTCACTGTTTTATGCCAACCCTGGTACGCCGCCATTCCGTCGCGCAGCGGCAATTTGTGCATCCCATCACGAACCAAAGAGTTAATCCTATGTAA
- the fghA gene encoding S-formylglutathione hydrolase, whose product MEMLEEHRCYGGWQQRWQHHSTTLNCPMTFSLFLPPDGKKNPPPVLYWLSGLTCNDENFTTKAGAQRVAAELGIVLVMPDTSPRGEGVANDAGYDLGQGASFYLNATESPWAAHFRMYDYLRDELPALIQSQFNVSPHCAISGHSMGGHGALMLALKNPGKYCSASAFAPIVNPCRVPWGQKAFAAYLGEDKTRWGEWDSTELLRASHHADAIPMLIDQGDNDQFLADQLQPAVFAETARQKDWPLTLRIQPGYDHSYYFIASFIEDHLRFHAEHLLK is encoded by the coding sequence ATGGAAATGCTCGAAGAGCACCGCTGTTATGGCGGCTGGCAGCAGCGCTGGCAGCACCATTCCACCACGCTAAATTGCCCGATGACCTTTAGCCTCTTTTTGCCACCGGACGGTAAAAAAAATCCCCCGCCGGTGCTGTACTGGCTCTCCGGCCTGACCTGTAATGACGAAAATTTCACTACCAAAGCGGGCGCACAGCGGGTGGCCGCAGAGCTTGGCATTGTGCTGGTCATGCCGGATACCAGCCCGCGCGGTGAAGGTGTCGCCAACGATGCGGGTTACGATCTTGGCCAGGGCGCCAGCTTTTATCTCAACGCCACCGAATCACCGTGGGCGGCGCATTTTCGCATGTATGACTATCTTCGCGACGAACTCCCGGCGCTGATTCAATCCCAATTCAACGTCAGCCCTCATTGCGCGATTAGCGGACATTCAATGGGTGGGCACGGCGCGCTAATGCTGGCACTGAAGAATCCGGGTAAATATTGCAGCGCGTCGGCTTTTGCGCCGATCGTCAATCCTTGCCGGGTACCGTGGGGACAGAAAGCTTTCGCCGCGTATTTGGGCGAGGATAAAACGCGTTGGGGGGAGTGGGACAGCACCGAGCTACTCCGCGCCAGCCATCACGCGGATGCTATCCCCATGCTGATTGACCAGGGCGATAACGATCAGTTCCTCGCCGACCAGCTACAACCTGCGGTATTTGCTGAAACGGCACGGCAGAAAGATTGGCCGCTGACGTTGCGCATTCAGCCGGGTTACGATCACAGCTATTACTTTATTGCCTCGTTTATTGAGGATCATTTGCGCTTCCACGCCGAGCATTTGTTGAAATAG
- the cirA gene encoding catecholate siderophore receptor CirA: MFRLNPLVRGGLCASVMSLALPVSAADDNEVMVVTAAATEQSVKDAPASISVITEEDLKRKPVQNLKDVLKEVPGVQLTNEGDNRQGVSIRGLDSSYTLILIDGKRVNSRNAVFRHNDFDLNWIPVDAIERIEVVRGPMSSLYGSDALGGVVNIITKKIGTKWTGSVTADTTIQEHRDRGDTWNGQFYTSGPLVDGLLGMKAFGSLSKREKDDQQLSSTSTTGETPRIEGFTSRDANVEFAWTPNENNDITAGYGFDRQDRDSDSLDQNRIERQNYSLSHNGRWDLGTSELKYYGEKVANKNQGNSSEITTESNTIDGKYVLPLGVINQLVTFGGEWRHDKLSDPVNLTRGTSTETSASQYALFIEDEWRIFEPLALTTGIRMDDHQTYGDHWSPRAYLVYTATDTITVKGGWATAFKAPSLLQLSPDWATNSCRGGCRIVGSPDLKPETSESYEIGLYYQGEEGWLDGVQANITTFQNDIDDMINITRTANINDAPGYSNFVGFDTNSSGKRVPVFAYYNVNKARIRGVETELKVPFGDEWKMSLNYTYNDGRDLSDGGDKPLKELPFHTGNGRLDWTPVQDWSFYLAARYTGQQRAVSATSKTPGGYTTWDLGGAWQATKDIKLRAGVLNLGDKDLQRDDYSYNEDGRRYFMAVDYRF, from the coding sequence ATGTTTAGGTTAAACCCCTTGGTTCGGGGCGGGCTGTGCGCGTCCGTAATGTCCCTGGCGCTGCCTGTAAGCGCTGCGGATGATAATGAAGTTATGGTCGTGACGGCAGCGGCCACCGAGCAAAGCGTGAAGGATGCGCCTGCCAGCATCAGTGTGATTACCGAAGAAGACCTGAAGCGTAAACCGGTACAAAACCTGAAAGATGTACTGAAGGAAGTGCCGGGCGTACAGCTCACTAATGAAGGGGATAACCGTCAAGGCGTCAGTATTCGTGGCCTTGACAGCAGCTATACCCTGATCCTTATTGACGGCAAACGCGTGAACTCCCGCAACGCCGTCTTTCGCCACAACGACTTCGACCTGAACTGGATCCCGGTAGACGCCATCGAACGTATCGAAGTGGTGCGTGGCCCAATGTCTTCACTGTACGGCTCCGATGCGCTGGGCGGCGTGGTGAACATCATTACCAAGAAAATTGGCACCAAATGGACGGGTAGCGTCACTGCGGATACCACTATCCAGGAACATCGTGACCGTGGCGATACGTGGAACGGTCAGTTCTACACTTCTGGCCCGCTGGTGGATGGCCTGCTAGGGATGAAAGCGTTCGGTAGCCTGTCTAAGCGTGAGAAAGACGATCAGCAACTCTCCAGCACCAGTACCACGGGTGAAACGCCGCGTATCGAAGGGTTTACCAGCCGCGATGCTAACGTTGAGTTTGCGTGGACGCCAAATGAAAACAACGATATCACCGCCGGTTACGGCTTTGACCGCCAGGATAGAGATTCCGACTCCCTCGACCAAAACCGCATTGAGCGCCAGAACTACTCTTTAAGCCATAATGGCCGTTGGGATTTGGGCACTAGCGAGCTGAAGTATTATGGCGAAAAAGTGGCTAACAAAAACCAGGGCAACAGCAGTGAGATCACCACCGAAAGCAACACTATTGATGGCAAATATGTGCTGCCGTTGGGCGTGATTAATCAGTTGGTGACCTTTGGTGGCGAATGGCGTCACGATAAATTAAGCGATCCGGTCAACCTGACGCGTGGCACGAGCACCGAAACATCTGCTAGCCAGTACGCGCTGTTCATTGAAGATGAGTGGCGTATCTTCGAGCCGCTGGCGCTGACCACCGGTATCCGTATGGACGATCACCAAACCTACGGCGATCACTGGAGCCCGCGTGCGTACCTCGTTTACACCGCGACTGATACCATCACCGTCAAAGGCGGCTGGGCGACTGCGTTTAAAGCGCCATCTCTGCTGCAACTTAGCCCAGACTGGGCAACGAACTCTTGTCGTGGCGGTTGCCGGATTGTCGGTAGCCCGGATCTGAAACCCGAAACCAGTGAGAGCTATGAAATCGGCCTGTACTATCAGGGCGAAGAAGGCTGGCTGGATGGCGTACAGGCGAACATCACCACCTTCCAGAACGATATTGATGACATGATCAATATCACCCGTACTGCGAACATCAACGATGCGCCTGGCTACTCAAACTTTGTCGGTTTTGATACCAACAGCAGCGGTAAGCGCGTGCCGGTGTTCGCCTACTACAACGTCAACAAAGCGCGTATCCGCGGCGTGGAGACGGAGTTGAAGGTGCCGTTTGGCGATGAGTGGAAAATGTCGCTGAACTATACTTATAACGATGGTCGTGACCTGAGCGATGGCGGCGATAAACCGCTTAAGGAGCTGCCGTTCCATACCGGTAATGGGCGTCTGGACTGGACACCGGTACAGGATTGGTCGTTCTATCTGGCGGCAAGATACACCGGCCAGCAGCGTGCGGTGAGCGCCACCTCGAAAACACCGGGCGGCTACACCACCTGGGATTTGGGCGGCGCATGGCAGGCGACGAAAGATATCAAATTACGTGCGGGTGTGTTGAACCTGGGGGATAAAGACCTGCAGCGTGACGACTACAGCTATAACGAAGACGGACGCCGTTACTTTATGGCGGTGGATTACCGCTTCTAA
- the folE gene encoding GTP cyclohydrolase I FolE, with protein MSSLSKEAVLVHEALVARGLETPLRPPVREMDNETRKQLISGHMTEIMQLLNLDLSDDSLMETPRRIAKMYVDEIFSGLDYANFPKITVIENKMKVDEMVTVRDITLTSTCEHHFVTIDGKATVAYIPKESVIGLSKINRIVQFFAQRPQVQERLTQQILTALQTLLGTNNVAVSIDAVHYCVKARGIRDATSATTTTSLGGLFKSSQNTRQEFLRAVRHHN; from the coding sequence ATGTCATCACTGAGTAAAGAAGCGGTACTGGTACATGAAGCGCTAGTCGCCCGTGGCCTGGAAACGCCGTTGCGCCCACCGGTGCGCGAAATGGATAACGAAACCCGCAAGCAACTGATTTCCGGTCATATGACCGAGATCATGCAACTGCTGAATCTCGATTTGAGTGATGACAGCCTGATGGAAACCCCACGTCGCATCGCCAAAATGTATGTGGATGAGATTTTCTCCGGTCTTGATTACGCCAATTTCCCGAAAATTACCGTTATCGAAAACAAAATGAAGGTTGACGAGATGGTCACGGTGCGTGATATCACCTTAACCAGCACCTGCGAACACCATTTTGTGACCATCGACGGTAAAGCGACCGTGGCCTACATTCCAAAAGAGTCGGTGATTGGCCTGTCGAAAATCAACCGTATCGTGCAGTTTTTCGCTCAGCGCCCGCAGGTGCAGGAGCGTCTGACGCAACAGATCCTGACGGCACTGCAAACGCTGCTCGGGACCAATAACGTGGCGGTCTCCATTGACGCGGTGCACTACTGCGTGAAAGCGCGCGGCATTCGTGATGCCACCAGTGCCACCACCACCACGTCGCTGGGTGGGCTGTTTAAGTCCAGCCAGAATACCCGCCAGGAGTTCTTGCGCGCGGTACGTCACCACAACTAA